Proteins encoded by one window of Cellvibrio sp. KY-GH-1:
- a CDS encoding multicopper oxidase family protein, which yields MINRRNLLLGSAVGLVAASLPVRAQHNHSMHDMPMNSGDHSAHNPVQRPIKTTKNIPAVSTKKPELNTQNYRPVITPNGRTLGYRMNEGVKEFHLIAEEIEHEFAPGTKIKAWGYNGSTPGPTIEVVEGDRVRIYLTNKLPEHTSMHWHGILLPWGMDGVTGLTQPPIKPGETFVYEFTLQQHGTHMYHPHADEMVQMAMGMMGMFIIHPKEPVTPTIDRDYAVLLHNWAVHPGTYRPDPNVMTEFDLWTMNSKVFPAIESLVAQTGERVRVRIGNLSMWNHPMHMHGVQFEVTGSDGGRWPQNQWRKEVTEIVGVGQTRDLEFVAVPGDWAFHCHMSHHTMNAMGHDVPNMLGVKQPEAQINKVLPGYMAMGESGMAEHQEHTDMGHMPGPENTLPMMMGEGNYGKLEMGGMFSLIRVRDQLGVAADLYEAPPETQARKVNQVPDGIPV from the coding sequence ATGATTAATCGTCGCAATCTTTTGCTTGGCAGTGCTGTGGGTTTGGTTGCAGCGAGCTTGCCGGTACGGGCACAACACAACCACAGCATGCATGACATGCCAATGAACTCCGGTGATCACTCCGCGCATAACCCAGTGCAGCGACCCATCAAAACCACCAAAAACATTCCGGCGGTGAGTACGAAAAAGCCGGAACTTAATACCCAAAATTATCGTCCGGTAATTACACCCAATGGCCGCACACTCGGCTACCGCATGAATGAGGGTGTTAAAGAATTTCATTTAATCGCTGAAGAAATTGAGCATGAATTTGCACCGGGTACAAAAATAAAGGCCTGGGGTTACAACGGCAGCACGCCAGGCCCAACGATCGAAGTCGTTGAAGGCGATCGCGTGCGTATATACCTGACCAATAAACTACCTGAACACACCAGTATGCATTGGCATGGCATTTTATTGCCTTGGGGAATGGATGGCGTTACCGGGCTAACGCAACCGCCGATAAAACCTGGCGAAACGTTTGTCTATGAATTTACCTTGCAGCAACACGGCACCCACATGTACCACCCTCATGCCGATGAAATGGTGCAGATGGCCATGGGTATGATGGGCATGTTTATTATTCATCCCAAAGAACCGGTAACCCCGACGATTGATCGCGACTACGCCGTGCTCTTGCACAACTGGGCCGTGCATCCGGGCACTTATCGACCTGACCCTAATGTCATGACCGAATTTGATTTGTGGACGATGAACAGCAAGGTATTCCCGGCGATTGAATCGCTCGTTGCGCAAACGGGCGAGCGCGTGCGCGTGCGAATAGGCAATTTATCTATGTGGAATCACCCCATGCATATGCACGGCGTGCAATTTGAAGTTACTGGTTCAGATGGCGGGCGCTGGCCGCAAAACCAATGGCGCAAAGAAGTGACTGAAATCGTGGGCGTAGGCCAAACGCGCGATCTGGAATTTGTTGCGGTTCCCGGCGATTGGGCGTTCCATTGCCACATGAGCCACCACACCATGAATGCTATGGGGCACGACGTACCCAACATGCTTGGTGTTAAGCAGCCAGAAGCCCAGATTAATAAAGTATTGCCGGGCTATATGGCGATGGGCGAAAGCGGGATGGCCGAGCACCAGGAGCATACTGATATGGGCCATATGCCCGGCCCGGAAAATACCCTGCCGATGATGATGGGCGAAGGCAACTACGGCAAACTGGAAATGGGCGGCATGTTTTCCTTGATTCGGGTCCGCGACCAATTGGGAGTTGCCGCCGATCTATACGAAGCGCCCCCCGAAACACAAGCCAGAAAAGTGAATCAAGTACCGGATGGTATTCCAGTGTAG
- a CDS encoding TolC family protein, producing MSNFPNRGRLLSLLAATLLLSACATQPPQSSMKAVTQPLEEQYPELDFPSTTSGVKSQEFDSPLSLQQTLQILLSRSPQVRMQLAELGIADAQTLQAELIENPHLSIGALRPQDGGRWQLDTSLSQPLLALFTRPLRRQLAQENLLETQLQLQGELQQLITETSALYFASVAALQHCYIQEKMLQATTARQQLALSVYRAGNMSENNFLAYDNELRRARQQLEKRQTAAFEKRLQLLNFIGLPSTQGIDLPLELPLFPDETFSHQDLLSSASENRADIKVAQQQKAIVDKRQQLIRQQNGWRDISIGVSGEREFDGAKNIGPELEIALPLFNRGQGKLAALRAQKAKLDARLQQLTLNADSDIAQSLNTMDSARAQLKLLQPSLAVAEKRVELSNREVNFMLTSPFELLNIKRQQIQFAHEFTDVLKEYWQARADLELAIGHRLPLPAAINNDHSQTDHSQMDHSQMDHSQMDHSQMGHSEHSSQESSNQDHSQHQEHHHD from the coding sequence ATGAGCAACTTCCCAAACCGGGGGCGCCTGCTTTCCCTGCTTGCCGCAACTTTGCTGCTGAGCGCCTGCGCTACCCAACCCCCGCAATCTTCCATGAAAGCGGTGACGCAACCACTGGAAGAACAATATCCAGAGTTGGATTTCCCAAGTACTACTTCAGGAGTTAAGTCGCAGGAGTTTGATTCACCGCTGAGCTTGCAACAAACATTACAAATACTCTTATCTCGCTCGCCTCAAGTGCGTATGCAGTTGGCGGAGCTGGGCATCGCTGATGCACAAACTTTGCAAGCGGAGCTGATTGAAAACCCACACCTGAGTATCGGTGCTTTAAGACCACAGGACGGTGGACGCTGGCAGTTGGATACATCGCTTAGTCAACCTTTACTCGCACTCTTTACACGCCCGTTACGCCGTCAACTGGCCCAGGAAAATTTGCTGGAAACGCAATTGCAACTGCAGGGTGAATTGCAGCAATTAATTACAGAAACCAGTGCACTCTACTTCGCGTCAGTCGCTGCACTACAGCATTGCTACATTCAGGAGAAAATGCTTCAGGCCACAACGGCCAGGCAACAATTGGCACTGAGCGTATATCGCGCCGGCAATATGTCGGAGAACAATTTCCTCGCTTATGACAATGAATTGCGCCGTGCCCGGCAGCAATTGGAAAAGCGTCAGACGGCAGCCTTTGAGAAACGCCTGCAATTGCTGAATTTTATTGGTTTGCCATCAACCCAGGGCATTGATCTGCCGCTTGAGCTACCCTTGTTCCCCGATGAAACATTTTCACACCAGGATTTGCTATCGAGTGCGAGCGAAAATCGTGCGGATATTAAAGTTGCCCAACAGCAAAAAGCGATTGTAGACAAGCGACAACAGTTAATTCGCCAACAAAATGGTTGGCGTGATATCAGTATTGGTGTCTCCGGCGAGCGCGAATTTGATGGAGCGAAAAATATTGGACCCGAGTTGGAAATTGCCTTGCCCTTGTTTAATCGCGGGCAGGGAAAACTAGCTGCGCTAAGGGCACAAAAAGCCAAATTAGATGCGCGCCTACAACAATTAACGCTCAATGCCGATAGCGACATTGCGCAATCGCTCAACACCATGGATTCCGCGCGTGCTCAGCTAAAGCTATTGCAGCCGAGCTTGGCTGTGGCAGAAAAGCGCGTGGAGCTATCCAATCGCGAAGTCAATTTTATGCTGACCAGTCCGTTTGAATTGCTGAATATTAAACGCCAGCAAATTCAATTCGCGCATGAATTCACCGACGTTTTAAAAGAGTACTGGCAGGCACGCGCGGACTTGGAGCTCGCAATCGGTCACAGGCTTCCGTTACCCGCCGCGATTAATAATGATCATTCACAGACGGATCATTCACAGATGGATCATTCACAGATGGATCATTCACAGATGGATCATTCACAGATGGGGCATAGCGAGCACTCTTCGCAAGAAAGCTCTAACCAAGATCACAGCCAGCACCAGGAGCATCATCATGATTAA
- the cueR gene encoding Cu(I)-responsive transcriptional regulator, which yields MNNRAHKPALELADAHAKGFHSIGEAARLTGLSAKMIRHYETLGLITPTDRTYANYRVYQTRDIHLLSFIKSARDLGFSMKQIAILASLWQDSERSSAEVKKLALEHIQEMDERIRSLQQMRKALHDLAGRCHGDDRPDCPILDAMACHHSHNSN from the coding sequence ATGAACAATCGCGCTCACAAACCCGCCCTGGAATTGGCGGACGCTCACGCCAAAGGATTCCATAGTATTGGTGAAGCAGCCAGGCTAACCGGCCTTAGCGCAAAAATGATTCGCCATTATGAAACGCTGGGACTGATCACACCAACAGATCGCACTTACGCAAACTATCGCGTGTACCAAACTCGCGATATTCACCTATTAAGTTTTATAAAAAGCGCGCGCGATTTGGGTTTTTCAATGAAACAGATAGCAATCCTGGCGAGTCTTTGGCAAGATTCTGAACGCTCTAGTGCTGAGGTAAAAAAACTTGCGCTGGAACATATCCAGGAAATGGATGAGCGAATACGTTCGCTTCAGCAAATGCGAAAAGCATTACATGATTTAGCGGGACGTTGTCATGGTGACGACCGCCCGGATTGCCCGATACTCGATGCAATGGCCTGCCATCATTCACATAATTCAAATTAG
- a CDS encoding heavy metal translocating P-type ATPase, whose product MKNTPQDLELAIEGMTCASCVAHVERALSKVDGVESVSVNLATERAHLSVSREVLLESLVQKVEQAGYSAHLAPSTGASSEDEKREQERLALASHFKWSLFATLPVFVLEMGSHMVPAFHHWLMANLGIWNWIIQAVLTTIVMFGPGRVFYQKGLPALARMAPDMNSLVALGSVAAWGYSLVATFAPALLPEGTVNVYYEAAAVIVTLILLGRLLEANARGRTSEAIAQLVKLQPTTATRLVGGLPETIEIAQVRLGDLLLVRPGERIPLDGEIIDGSSFVDESMMTGESIPVSKTIGQEIIGGTLNANGALTYKVTKIGKDTLLARIIDLVETAQGAKLPIQALVDQITRWFVPMVMLVALLTFIVWLTLGPEPALSFALVNAVAVLIIACPCAMGLATPTSIMVGTGRAAAIGLLFRRGSALQGLAEVQTIAFDKTGTLTEGKPRLTNFEVASGFDKDHVLVLAATAEQHSEHPIAHALIEAANAARLPLGSLDSFEAIPGYGLRAQIAGQIVHIGADRLFTKLGIDLAVFSHMAAHLASEGKTPIYLAVDNKIAAVMALADSIKPGTPAALKSLHHLGFKIAMITGDNQRTANTIAKNLGIDVVVAEVLPEQKVAALKQLRAEHGAIAYVGDGINDAPALAEADLGLAIGTGSDIAIESADLILVSGDLQGVPKSIALARATMCNIKQNLFWAFAYNVALIPLAAGLAWPMFGILLSPMLAAGAMALSSVFVVTNALRLRHWQAKTEA is encoded by the coding sequence ATGAAGAACACCCCTCAGGATCTGGAATTGGCAATTGAAGGTATGACTTGCGCTTCCTGCGTTGCTCACGTTGAACGAGCCCTATCCAAGGTGGATGGTGTTGAATCGGTCAGTGTGAACTTGGCTACCGAACGTGCGCATCTAAGTGTTTCGCGCGAAGTGCTGCTCGAATCCTTAGTCCAAAAAGTCGAACAGGCGGGCTATTCCGCACATCTTGCACCATCCACGGGAGCGTCGAGTGAGGATGAAAAGCGCGAGCAAGAACGGCTTGCTCTGGCCTCACACTTTAAATGGAGTTTGTTTGCGACTTTGCCGGTATTCGTTTTGGAAATGGGTTCGCATATGGTGCCGGCATTCCACCATTGGCTAATGGCCAATCTGGGTATTTGGAATTGGATTATTCAAGCTGTACTAACCACGATCGTGATGTTTGGACCAGGACGGGTGTTTTATCAAAAGGGCCTGCCTGCCCTTGCACGTATGGCGCCCGACATGAATTCCCTTGTTGCCTTGGGCAGTGTAGCCGCTTGGGGCTACTCATTAGTAGCCACCTTCGCTCCCGCGTTATTGCCCGAGGGCACCGTGAATGTTTACTACGAAGCTGCTGCTGTCATAGTGACATTGATTTTACTGGGACGTTTGCTAGAGGCTAATGCGCGTGGCCGCACGAGCGAAGCCATTGCCCAACTCGTCAAGCTCCAACCGACCACAGCGACTCGATTAGTTGGTGGGCTGCCCGAAACGATTGAAATTGCTCAAGTCCGACTCGGCGATCTACTTCTGGTTCGCCCTGGCGAGCGTATTCCGTTGGATGGTGAGATTATTGATGGCAGCTCCTTCGTAGACGAGTCAATGATGACTGGCGAATCCATCCCGGTCAGCAAAACCATTGGGCAGGAAATTATTGGTGGGACGCTAAATGCCAATGGAGCGCTCACGTACAAAGTTACCAAAATTGGGAAAGACACTCTGCTTGCTCGTATTATTGATTTAGTGGAGACAGCTCAGGGCGCAAAATTACCGATCCAGGCGTTGGTTGATCAGATTACGCGTTGGTTTGTGCCGATGGTGATGTTAGTGGCGCTTCTAACCTTCATTGTTTGGTTGACATTGGGTCCTGAACCGGCGCTAAGTTTTGCATTAGTTAACGCTGTTGCTGTGTTAATCATCGCCTGTCCGTGCGCAATGGGATTGGCGACTCCCACATCAATTATGGTAGGCACCGGTCGTGCCGCCGCAATCGGTTTGCTATTTCGCCGTGGAAGTGCACTGCAAGGATTGGCCGAAGTGCAAACCATCGCCTTCGATAAAACCGGAACCCTCACCGAAGGCAAGCCAAGACTAACCAACTTTGAGGTCGCATCGGGTTTCGATAAAGATCATGTTCTCGTGTTAGCCGCTACTGCAGAACAACATTCAGAGCACCCAATCGCCCATGCATTAATAGAAGCGGCGAATGCTGCTCGGTTACCCCTGGGTTCGCTAGATTCCTTCGAGGCAATTCCTGGCTATGGCTTGCGAGCTCAAATTGCCGGGCAAATTGTCCATATCGGAGCGGATAGATTATTTACCAAACTTGGAATTGACCTGGCTGTGTTCAGCCACATGGCAGCGCATTTAGCGAGTGAAGGAAAGACGCCGATTTATCTTGCGGTAGATAATAAAATTGCTGCGGTAATGGCATTGGCCGACAGCATCAAGCCGGGTACACCGGCTGCATTAAAGTCCCTGCATCACTTGGGGTTTAAGATTGCCATGATCACCGGTGATAACCAGCGCACCGCTAATACCATTGCAAAAAATTTGGGAATTGATGTGGTCGTAGCAGAAGTTCTGCCAGAGCAAAAGGTGGCTGCACTCAAGCAACTGCGCGCGGAGCACGGTGCTATCGCTTATGTCGGTGATGGAATTAACGATGCACCTGCTTTGGCAGAAGCAGACTTGGGTTTAGCGATTGGTACTGGCTCTGACATCGCGATCGAAAGCGCAGACCTGATTTTAGTGAGTGGCGATCTACAAGGTGTTCCTAAAAGTATTGCACTGGCACGCGCCACTATGTGCAATATCAAACAGAATTTATTCTGGGCCTTTGCCTATAATGTTGCGTTGATTCCTCTGGCAGCTGGACTAGCATGGCCCATGTTTGGCATTTTGTTGTCGCCCATGTTAGCGGCCGGTGCCATGGCATTGTCCAGTGTTTTTGTGGTGACCAACGCGTTACGGTTGCGTCACTGGCAAGCTAAAACGGAGGCATAA
- a CDS encoding heavy-metal-associated domain-containing protein has protein sequence MYAFTVKTMTCGGCANAITRAIYAADQLALVRVQLDSKRVEVDTNFSQTELLKVFDEAGYPAEPVTE, from the coding sequence ATGTACGCATTCACAGTTAAAACCATGACCTGTGGCGGCTGCGCGAACGCGATTACCCGCGCTATCTACGCAGCTGATCAGTTGGCGCTAGTTCGTGTTCAGCTCGACTCAAAACGCGTGGAGGTAGATACCAATTTTAGTCAAACCGAGTTACTGAAAGTGTTTGATGAAGCTGGCTATCCAGCGGAACCCGTTACGGAGTAA
- a CDS encoding HPP family protein yields MRVKHALHELRLLFGIERNTTNHGEKFISALGACLGILAVYWGTRWSFPDGFMHTAGTLIMVTSMGATAVLLFAVPQGALSQPWAVIGGHMLSAFVGVSCHQLFPDQTWTAALAVGLAVGVMHYSRCMHPPGGATALAAVIGGAEIYRLEYWYLVFPILINVVSIMVMAIVFNAFFSWRRYPAHLVRRKISKPAVASERQFELTQEDFSAAMEQLNSYVDITSENLTQLLELAKQHAEKNITHPEQIIAGHFYSNGKLGNLWSVRQVVDAADNAIASKDQVIYKVVAGDGGYATGICLRSEFQRWARYEVKPQANGHWKKLTDED; encoded by the coding sequence ATGCGAGTGAAGCACGCGCTACATGAACTCAGGTTGCTCTTTGGTATAGAGCGCAATACCACCAATCACGGCGAGAAATTTATTTCTGCACTGGGTGCATGCCTCGGAATACTCGCCGTCTATTGGGGGACGCGCTGGAGTTTTCCTGACGGTTTTATGCACACCGCCGGAACCCTGATTATGGTGACGTCCATGGGCGCGACGGCGGTATTGTTGTTTGCGGTTCCTCAAGGCGCATTGTCACAACCCTGGGCGGTAATCGGTGGGCATATGTTATCGGCCTTCGTCGGGGTCAGTTGCCATCAATTATTTCCGGATCAAACCTGGACTGCTGCACTGGCGGTCGGGCTGGCAGTAGGCGTTATGCATTATTCGCGTTGTATGCACCCACCAGGTGGTGCAACCGCCCTAGCAGCCGTCATCGGGGGGGCAGAAATATATCGGCTTGAATATTGGTATCTAGTGTTCCCCATTCTAATTAATGTTGTCAGCATCATGGTGATGGCAATTGTTTTTAACGCCTTCTTTTCGTGGCGCCGCTATCCGGCCCATCTGGTGCGGCGCAAAATCAGTAAACCTGCAGTAGCCTCTGAACGTCAGTTTGAACTGACCCAAGAGGACTTCTCCGCTGCGATGGAACAGCTCAATTCCTACGTGGACATTACCAGCGAAAACCTTACACAGTTGCTGGAACTGGCCAAACAGCATGCTGAAAAAAATATTACCCACCCTGAGCAAATTATCGCCGGGCATTTCTATAGCAATGGCAAGCTGGGGAACTTGTGGAGTGTCAGGCAGGTCGTAGACGCCGCAGATAATGCCATCGCCAGTAAAGACCAAGTTATTTACAAAGTTGTAGCTGGGGATGGCGGATACGCAACGGGCATTTGTTTGCGCTCCGAATTCCAGCGCTGGGCACGCTACGAGGTTAAACCTCAGGCAAACGGCCATTGGAAAAAGCTAACTGATGAGGACTAA
- a CDS encoding peptidylprolyl isomerase — protein MSFSTGFAQSSKWLKHTATAVSLTGSLLLSQFASATTVQFQTVLGDFEVNLFDKTTPKSVANFLAYVKANAYVNTIIHRSVPSFVVQGGGFSYQGKLPLVAITQNAKVENEPVYSNLRGTIAMAKLGSDANSATNQWFINLSNNSSNLDKQNGGFTVFGQVTGNGMAIVDAIAALSRFNMGSSFTEIPLRNYTAADATANKEVTGSNFMLIQNIVVLNADPDTAANLNPTKNTLITEKDDDGGSGSLGLISLIGLGLLALGRKRLLNRK, from the coding sequence ATGAGTTTTTCTACCGGGTTCGCACAGTCTTCCAAATGGCTAAAACATACCGCAACTGCCGTTAGTCTCACTGGCAGTCTTTTGCTGAGTCAGTTTGCCTCTGCCACTACAGTTCAATTTCAAACTGTGTTGGGTGACTTTGAAGTGAACCTGTTTGACAAAACCACCCCAAAATCAGTGGCTAACTTCCTTGCTTATGTAAAGGCAAATGCATACGTAAACACCATCATTCATCGTTCAGTACCAAGCTTTGTAGTGCAGGGTGGTGGTTTTAGCTATCAAGGTAAATTGCCCTTGGTTGCAATCACGCAAAACGCCAAGGTCGAAAATGAGCCAGTGTATTCCAACCTGCGCGGCACAATTGCTATGGCGAAATTAGGTTCTGACGCTAACAGTGCTACCAACCAATGGTTTATTAACCTCAGTAATAACTCTTCCAATCTGGATAAGCAAAACGGTGGCTTTACCGTGTTTGGCCAGGTAACCGGTAATGGTATGGCGATTGTCGATGCGATTGCCGCGTTGAGTCGTTTCAATATGGGTAGCTCATTTACTGAAATCCCGCTGCGTAATTACACGGCGGCCGATGCGACAGCAAACAAAGAAGTGACCGGAAGCAACTTCATGTTGATCCAGAATATTGTGGTTCTTAATGCTGACCCTGATACCGCCGCAAACCTGAACCCAACCAAGAACACGCTGATTACCGAAAAAGATGATGATGGCGGCAGTGGTAGCCTTGGCTTGATTAGCCTTATCGGTTTGGGCCTGCTTGCCTTGGGTCGCAAAAGACTGTTGAATAGGAAGTAA
- a CDS encoding right-handed parallel beta-helix repeat-containing protein, translating to MKKLHSAYVVWTLLAFVLSGMPSVVFAAQQVKDKTCDAIQKSINQLPADGGEVTLPAGTFTCSKPIILDRNNVTLRGTGPGTLLKLADHTNSPVIVMGLTDSIPGRDTRHIRVIDLMIDGNRANQTMECMGGPCSDQFPLRNNGISIRRCVDCVVQSVTVFGAMSGGLVTELGCRRLTIRDYTSYDNEFDGLAGYETEDSTFSGIHLYGNKAAGISTDIKFNNNKFYDVTIADNKTVGIFMRDSLDNSFTNLHIRDSVQHGIFLAQVNTDPNTAATGNTFTGVVISRSGGMGVLANDASCVNNMMVGAQFINNKHGCISEAASGLVENVGAICR from the coding sequence ATGAAAAAACTTCATAGCGCATACGTAGTCTGGACGCTGCTTGCATTCGTGTTAAGTGGTATGCCGTCGGTAGTTTTTGCTGCTCAGCAGGTCAAAGACAAGACCTGTGATGCCATTCAAAAATCCATCAATCAATTACCAGCGGATGGTGGAGAGGTCACCTTGCCCGCAGGTACCTTTACCTGCAGCAAACCCATTATTCTGGATCGCAACAACGTTACGTTGCGCGGCACTGGCCCCGGTACTCTATTAAAACTGGCCGATCATACCAATTCACCCGTAATCGTTATGGGACTTACTGACAGTATTCCTGGTCGCGATACTCGCCATATCCGTGTTATCGATTTAATGATTGATGGTAACCGGGCAAACCAAACCATGGAGTGCATGGGTGGGCCTTGCAGCGATCAATTTCCGTTACGCAATAATGGGATTAGTATTCGTCGGTGCGTGGATTGTGTAGTGCAATCTGTCACCGTATTCGGGGCTATGTCGGGTGGCTTGGTTACTGAATTAGGGTGCAGACGTTTAACGATTCGTGACTACACGTCCTATGACAATGAATTCGATGGTCTCGCCGGTTATGAGACTGAAGACAGCACCTTTTCCGGAATCCATTTATACGGAAACAAGGCGGCTGGTATTTCCACCGACATTAAATTTAACAATAACAAATTTTATGATGTGACCATCGCCGACAATAAAACCGTAGGTATTTTCATGCGCGATTCACTCGATAATTCATTCACCAATTTGCATATTCGCGATAGCGTGCAGCACGGTATTTTTCTTGCGCAAGTCAACACAGATCCCAACACGGCGGCAACAGGGAACACCTTCACCGGGGTAGTGATTTCGCGCTCAGGGGGAATGGGTGTTTTAGCGAATGACGCATCTTGCGTGAATAACATGATGGTAGGCGCCCAGTTTATAAACAATAAACATGGTTGCATCAGCGAGGCGGCGTCTGGCCTGGTGGAAAATGTGGGCGCTATTTGTCGTTAA
- a CDS encoding response regulator, protein MSKILIIDDEPQIRRFLQIGLTAQGYSIMEADAGRQGLVLAAEENPDLVILDMGLPDLDGQVVLKKLRDFYHQPIIVLSVRNRESEIVQALDTGANDYVVKPFGIQELLARIRGLIKAFGPSVQSVDKYQDERVIIDLQERKLTVDGEAAKLSRKEFELLKRLINNAGRLVTQQQLLREIWGGTHVEDTHYLRIFIARLRTKLGDDPSNPRYIETEPGVGYRFLPTVEN, encoded by the coding sequence ATGAGCAAAATACTGATAATTGATGACGAACCTCAAATTCGCCGGTTCCTGCAAATCGGCCTGACTGCGCAAGGCTATTCAATCATGGAGGCAGATGCTGGCCGTCAGGGGCTGGTATTGGCGGCGGAGGAAAATCCGGATTTAGTCATCCTGGATATGGGATTGCCCGATCTGGATGGGCAGGTTGTTTTGAAAAAACTGCGTGATTTTTATCATCAGCCAATTATTGTACTGTCGGTCCGTAATCGCGAATCTGAAATAGTCCAAGCGCTGGATACCGGTGCTAATGACTACGTGGTTAAACCTTTTGGTATTCAGGAATTGCTGGCTCGTATTCGCGGTTTGATCAAGGCCTTTGGCCCCAGCGTGCAAAGCGTTGATAAATACCAGGATGAGCGGGTCATCATTGATCTGCAAGAACGTAAATTAACGGTAGATGGTGAAGCGGCAAAACTCTCCCGTAAAGAGTTTGAGTTGCTCAAGCGTTTAATTAACAACGCTGGCCGATTGGTAACCCAGCAGCAATTATTGCGTGAAATTTGGGGTGGAACCCATGTTGAGGATACGCACTATTTGCGAATTTTTATTGCGCGCTTACGCACAAAGTTGGGGGATGATCCGTCCAATCCTCGTTATATAGAAACTGAGCCTGGCGTGGGTTATCGCTTCCTACCTACCGTAGAAAATTAA